Genomic window (Phragmites australis chromosome 21, lpPhrAust1.1, whole genome shotgun sequence):
atttattatgtTGCTTAATAAAAATGAGAGACTGAAAGTAACGCGGTTGGTGGAAGGTGTGGGACTATGCTTCTACCACCCTATTTTCGTTACAAACACGAAGATGCATAGTTTCTCCTCCGTATTCTCATCTTTTGAGTAGAATTTAATGATTCAGTAATGGAAAATACTGAAGATGCATTATATATTTCATCAGTTCTGTAATACAACGGTGAACATCCTGATGGGCGAGAAAATTCTTTTATGTTGTGTGCACCAAATTAACAGATGTGTTTTCTTGGCCTTTAGGACTATTAACGTAGCCTAAGAGCGGTCAAGAcctaattttatttttgtttacaCTCAACTGGGGCTTCTTTTGATACTAGTTAAATGCTTATGTGTTGCaacggaagaaaaaaaattcataagatAATATAATTGATTGGGTGAAGCTAACGCAGAATAGCACCATACATCCTTATAACTTATCCATGCATGTTTGGATAAAACAAGACTACAAAAATTTAGCAACATGATCAAGTTCATACACGCATGCCAAATAGGGATAGCAATAGATACAATAAAAGTGGATAGAAACTATACAAACATGTGCCCATAAGCTAATTCCTAAATCTGTGCCCACACCCATTACCCGTCATGGGTAAAAACTGAGACCCGCATCCACCACCCGTGAACATCACGTACCCGCAAGCATGCCCAAATGTCCGCCAATATAGTAAGCATACATTAAATATAAGAGCAAGTATGtaacaataatatcatcaattTTAATATGCATCTCAACAAAGATAATGAACAAACATCGCATAGATACATTGCCACTCCCATAAAATTATTGAAAGTAAACGGTATGTCACAGACGATTTTTTAGGAGCTGTCATAAACTAAATATCCTCAGACAGTTGCTAAAACAGATGTATCTGTAACAACTTAGGTGTCTAGGTGTGAATGAACTCACAGatagcttttaaaaaaaatccgtaTGTGATATTGTCCAAAAGGTTTCTTGTAAAATCCGTTCGTGTCTATATAGTAAACACAGATAGATTTTATAAACACGTCTATATTTAAAGACTCCCGAacgttttcaaatttgaccgccCGTCTCCCctggctcttttggcttccaacACATATAAACCACTCGTCTCCCAAGGCTCTTTTGGATTCACACACACAACCTCTTATCTCTCCTCAATATAAAGTGACGAagagtgttcttcttcctcactcgccGTATCCAAGTGTTCCACTGCATTAAGAAATGAGGAGTGCTCTACGTCCTCACTCGCCATCCACATCAGAGAAGCTAGATATCGGCGGGGGCTAATCCCTTTCATAGCACCGATGTAAGTATCATATGGTTCCTTTCACTACACTGGGGTTTTTATTGCTTCGATCTGTGCAACTGATGGCACAACCTTGTTTCCGTCGTAAATCTGCAATAGCGCAATTCACAGCAATCAGGAGGTggcaggatggggttgtccctatggtgGCTTCGACGGCGTGGATGCTTGGTGTCAACTTCGGTCCGGTGGAGTTCATCTTCTTTGCTACTGTGAAATCCTCCTCCGTCAACCATGTATATGTTGTCAACCGTGTTCTCCATTTAGTTCTACtagatggaattttttttgtcGTTGTTCGTCAAAATAGAGATATTTTCATCAACTGTAAGACATGCTTGAATGCATATTTCTTGCTGAACCATGGCTGGCAGTTTGGCAGCAACGTAATATGGTTCTAACTAATGTGTGAGATTGTCAAGGTGCAGCTAAATCTGAATGATTGTGAACTGCTACTTGAAGATGATTCTTGGGTTGACATTGTACTGAAATGTAGGAGGCTAaaatgatgtctatcatctcatctttttggaAGAATGCGCCGATCGGCCTAAGTTTGTCGATCACTTTTTGTCTTTTTAAAAGACGGTGTCACCAttatgtcaatcatttcatacTTTTGGAATACGGCGTTGATCGAGCAATAATGATGTATaactagctaggtttatgtgttttgaataatgtgtgatttgCATCTGTGTGATGTATTGTTCTTaatatttgtgatatatatgtaaatCCATGTATTTTGTATTCTGAATAATGTGCGATCGATATTTATGGataatgtgtgatcgatgttctgaacaatgtgtttAATTTGATAATCATAAAGTATGTATCTGTGTGACCCTTTCTCCCAGTCagaaagcaaatttgcttatagggggGAGTGAGACATAgacaatttttaaaaaaaatccgttTGTGACAATTAAAATAGACGAGTGCAAACAAAACCAGTCTATGACTCTTAGTAATCACAGATAGGTTTAAATAAACACCATATGTGACTTTTATTACACACAGACAGTTATCTGAAAAATCTATCTGTGTGTAAGTATATTGCAGATGGTTCTGAAACCGTATATAACAAGCTCGATATCACATATATCTTTGCAGAGACGGAACCTATAACCATCTGTGATAGGTTTAAAATCCGTCTGTACATATCCAGTATGCATATCACCCATACCCACATAGTTCATGCATACAACATATTGTTTCACAATTCAACGGTGCTTAGTGCAATACAAACAACCATTCTTCAACGAGACAACAAGTGTGGAGTGGGTACACGGGCGAACTAGACACAAGTAAGCCCATTTCATACCCGTCTCTCTACCGTTGGGTTTAACTTCAGACCCACACTCATATCCACGGGTAAAAAATGCATTCCAAACCCACATAtattagggtttttacctacGGGTCTATGGGTAAAATCTATTCATTGCCATCCCTAACATCACGAACGAAAATCAATTATTGGTCTAGTTAGAAGAAACTTGGATGCAAAACTTCTGAAAACAATTACGAATCAAGCTGGAATATAACTAAGTCCGTAGAAAGCTATTAAGCACTGTATAGAAATAAGCCCACAACTAACTAtatgtttttaaattgttttcTAAGACGACCAAGGAGGTGCCGAAATGTGGTTGTTCTTGTACTAAGGAGATGAGGTCAAAACAATGACATCGTCGAGCTGGTGTGCAGAGTAGGATGGCTATGGTTATCCTTGTTCTCTCCATGCAGAACTCCGTGAAGAAGTTGAGGTCAAATATGTGACCTTGTCCCCTTGGCGCACATGAGTGGATGGATGTCCTTGTGCTCTCGGTGCAATTTCTTATAAAGAAGTGTCGACCTTAGCTCTCTTCGACACCTACGACTCGAGCTGATGTAAAGTTTGGCATGCTTACGTTGGATTCATGCATGATAGACAATTCGACAATAAATAGAAAAAGTTTGATACGTGTACCTTCAAGagagttgaaaaaaaaattcagacgcTGTGTCACCCAACACAAGATCAGTTTTTTTCATAGTCAAGCATTCTACAAATTGCACAAATGCAATACAAGAatgatattttttaagtttGCTCACTTAAGTCATGGTCAACCACCGAGAAAGTCGCAATCACAAAACTTTTGTCGCATTCAGCGGAaataaggccctgtttgtttcaattAGATATTACAATTTctctagttaaaaaaaaaacaggcagCATCTTGCCATAGATTGTAGTAATCTGGATTCCAAATTGTTATAATCCAGCAATCCATCTCCTACCAGTTTATAGTAGATTATAAACCGAAATGACCATGGTGCCTGGCACAGTTTCAAGAAAATTGCTTCCCCCTGCCATCCCACCCGTCGCCAAACCCCCCCACCCCACGTAATGCAACCAATCAACAGCTCTTCTCCCTTCGCTAATCCTCTCTCTCCAAACCCTAGTCACTGCCACCGCCAGCGCGATGATGTGGAGCTCCTACTTTGAACGTGGAGGACGTGTGGTGCGGGCTGCAGCAGGAGGCAGCATGGCTGCACCGAGCGTCACGGCCTATCATGTTCGCTGGCGAGGAGGGCTCCCCTGACAGCGCTGCCTCCACCGCCGGAGAGGGTGGCAGGATGGGGAGAACGAGGAGCCTGACGGACGACGACTTGGAGGAGCTCAAGGGGTGCATGGATCTGGGGTTTGGTTTCAGCTACCACGAGATCCCTCGATCTCTACGGCACACTCCTCGCGCTTGAGCTTTGCTACTCTATGAGCTAGTGGTTCCTGAATGAGCACCAGCAACTAAGCAAGGCTGAGGAGGCTCTGGCGACGCTGGCACCGGCCTTGCTAGCATAACCCATCGCCACCAACAGGAAGATCTCTAACCCTAGTAAGCGCCAACTGTTCAACTTGTGCTTGTTGATGattagttgttcttgatttccgaTGTGGACAAAAAAGAAATTATGTTGAAGATCCTGTGAACATTAGCAAAAACTCATTTCTTGATTCATGCCAATCTTATAAAAATAGtccaatttttttctaaaacaaTAATTGAACAATTTGATGATTTGTTCAGCCTACTCTACTCTTCGAGGGCTATCAAGCTCATGTGTTGTTCAACATGTTGTTGCAGGGGACAGCCTAGATGAGGTTAAGGCGAGACCCAAGTACTGGGCATAGGCGGCAGCGTGCACTGCGAAGCTATACAGCTAAGCAATGGCATGCAACTAAGCTCTGCAGTTAATGCAATCGCAGGAAGACGAAGAAAGGACCTCATTCTGCTGGTTCATCTGCTGACATTACAGGAATCGTGACAACGGATTGGACTGGCCGTCAATGAAAACAAGAGCAAGCAATCTACCAAGTTGCTAGGAAATCACatcaaatcatcatcatcatcaccatgaTCATCAGAAGCGTACACACATGCCATTTTGTCGGATCATGTAGACATCGCTCGGAAATCTTAGAGAGTCATGCAGAAGCAAAGAGGAATGGAGATGAAGAGAAGGGGTTCAAAGCATGTCAATAAATTACGCCAACAGTTCCTAATTTTCTACTCACACATAGTCAAGTTTACTATTATGTATctattaaattttatttttgtattttttatttatggacaaatattcaattttaCATATGTatcttttcatttttatttatgaattttccTATTTCAAACTGAACCACAAGTCCAATCAAATATTAAGCGTGTCACAAAAGAATAAATAGATCATCAAAACAACTGAGAATATTACAGACTATTGACATCTAAAAGCAGCAATTCATTCACCTATAATCCAGATTACCAAACAGCTatcagctttttacaatctagaTGGTAATAATTCAATTTTTCATATTCCACCATCTACGAGCTAATTTTTATAATCCCTAGCTGAGACAAATAAAACTAGTAGTAACCATATAATAATACTCCGTACAACCAAGAAAGATGGGCTTCATTACCAGCAGAAGACCTCAATTGATCCGATTCGTATGGATCTAACATCGCGTCAAGCGAGGCAGGTTGGTGCGAAGGAACGGGACACTGTGGATGAGTAAGTGCCTGCGGCAAGTATCACGTGAAAGCAGGCAGCAGACAACGACGTCGGGCGTCGAGTCCAAAAGCCAGACTAGAACAGGATTAGAGCAACTCTAATCCATCCTTTTACCCAACCTCTATCCTATATTTaagaaataaataataaaaatcgaTCTGCAATCAACCCTATCTAACCCTTTTTTTAAACCTCAAATCTCCTCAACCCTACATGTAAAGGGTTACAGTCGAGCCCCTCTCCATACACAAGCCCGCTGCTAGCCCCTTCTCGCGCCGTCACGCCCGTGCACAGGCCCGTCGCACGGCCCCTTTCGCGCTGCTGCGCCTGCACACGGCCCCACCGTACAGCCCCCTCCCACGCAGTTGCACCCGCACATGGGCCCTCCTGCGCCGCCGCACCACCCCTCACCTACCCGTCCGCGTCATGGAGgcgtggagagagggagctgaGAGAGGGAGGTCAGAGAGAGAGTaggagtggagagagagagggagctcgaGCCGACATTGGGGAGAGAAAAGGAACGGTGAGATAGGCTTTGGAGAGAGAAGAGCTCAGGGAGTGAGAGtacaagatattaataaaatagttaTGAGTGAAATATAGATAATCAAATATGATAGATTGGTTGGAGCATGCTGAGAAGTAAGATGTAAAATCTGGATGAGCAGTCGCTAAATAGGAGGAATAGGGGTCAAATATAAGTAGCcggttagagatggtcttaaCAAAGTTAGATGGAACCCCTAGATTCAAATAATTTTGCTCACgtctaaatagaaaattatagaGGGCCAACAAAATTTAAGGAAGAATCATCCCAAATTCACTACTCTAGCTCAttgtgaaaattttaaaatctcTGCACTTAACTACACTTCCAAATGACAAAAGACAACATATTAGACCTGAACATGAATAACTAGTGTCCTTACACTAATCTCAGATGGCTTGGACTGCAGCAGCTTTTAAAACCTATAAAACTGTCTCCTTACACTAAGCTGGAATGACTAAAGTAGCGGTAGTTGACGGCCATTGTCGTTGCCGGGTTATAGCATATTCCAATGCAACACCGTTAACAGTATCCCATTATCTGATCTAAAAAAATCTCATCATCCTCCACAAATGGTTGCTCTCATTCAACCTCAAAGTTGTCTTTCCATGACGATGTACAATGACGGACACAACAAAATCGGGGTtgatcttcttcctcttccatttTATCtcctttttctcatttttttctctGGCAAAAAATTGAGAGGGGAGGGCTATAAGACCATCTCCAGTGGAGTTGTTTTTTAGTGCTACAATACCCGATGCGGCCTCCATACACCTGCAAAAACGCTCTAGTGAAGTCGGCTTCCACTACAACAGTGATGCAGGTGCGGATCAGGATGGAGGGAGGAATGACAAATTTGTGGGAGGGATGGAGCTTCTGTAACACTATTCATAAAAAATGACTATGGACatgaagagagagggagaataATAGAATGTAGGAAATATAATAActactggagatgaaaaaactaaaaaattactataatagtattactATAATAGGAGAcggatttttaaaatatctactaAAGATGGTCTAAAAGAGTGACAGTCGGTAGGGGCCATTTTTGCCCCTAGATCCGCCCTGACCATGAATAGATAACCACTTCAGTTTTCACAAGATCAAACAGTGTTACTCTTCCTCTACCCGAGATAAGGATTACACAATTATGCATCGATCAAATATATACGCACACAAGGTTTTGACGCGCTCAAGGGGAAGCATGAAAGAAGGCACGAATCATGCGGAGGTTCTTATCAAAAGTCTCCTTCGCTTGGTTGGAGTTGGGCTGCGCAGCGACTTGATGTGGCAGCGGCTGACAGGTATGAGGTCATAGGGAGGGGTAGGTAGTGGCGAGTTCGCTGATGCGACCAGCGAGGACAAGCGGCTGGCTGTTGTCCATTGAGGAGATAGGGAGTGCGAGGCGGCAGCGAGCTCATGGGTGACTCAGGCGACACATACAgatcgatgatgaggagatgggGAGTGTGAGGTGGCAGCGAGCTCGTGGATGAGTTAGGCGATACAGATCGACGATGAGACGTGTGTATGAcggccagagagagagagaaacagagcATTGGAGGCAGCGGGATCAGGGATGATGAGGTGTGAGGTTGGCGATTGCAATTGCATAGTTTATTTAAAAACTAGTATTATTAGTTAAATTGAAAAGAGTCAATGAATACTCTTAGATTCACCAATTTGCACCTCAAATATACATAAAGGAGAATAACTATTGGATTAATCAACTTCTATGTATCACCATCGCCACTATATtcttttaagtagtagagataaatGGACATAGGTAACTCATACCATTTAAATTGAAACGGAAAATGGATTAATATTCCTACCAATACAAAGTGTCCTCTTTTTATTGAGAGGAATTTTATTTCCGAACGCTCTTAGGGAGTTTTGAATGTGAGAAGTTTTGATAATGTACAAAAAGGACAAGAAAATAAACCCAATAAAGAAACCCAACGCGTCCTAGCTAACACGAGGTCCAAAGTCCAAACTAGACGCAATAAAGCAGAGGGCTAGAGACAGCCAGCCGTTGGGTGGAGTTTGAGTTGGGCGCTGGgatttctctctccctcactcactccTGCTCGCCTCTTTCACTTCTCACCgacgggagagagagagaggagatcaggagagagagaaagagagctgtTCATCTTCCGCTTCAATCTCCTGCATTTCCTTCGGATCTCCATCGGCAAGGTCCGTTTACCAATCCATTCTACGTTCTTCCCCTCCTTTCTGTCTGTCGCAAGTTCCTTTGTTGTTTCTGGTTACTTCCGTCTCACTGGATCTGATCCTGCGCAGAAAGATCGGTGCAAGATGTTGGGCGGACTCCTCTCCAGGGTGCTCCTGTAAGGCTCCCATCTCTTCCAACTTGAAATCTTTCTCTCGGCGGATTTAGTGGATTTTGACCATGGGGGGTTGAATCAAGAACCGGTTTCTTTTCTTgttcattttttatttcattttttatcTGAACGGCGTCATTGAAATCTGTGCCTGTCTGTCGATTTGTCTGCCGTCTGCTTCCGTGGAGTGGCACATTGAAAAAAATCTATACTTTTTCTGTTTTTTAGGAGCGGAAGAAGCAAATAACGATGCCGGCAAAGTTTCAGTTGTTTGAATGCtgtagtttaaaaaaaatattttatatcgATGGTTAATGACAAAATCGAATTGATGTTGTGATCTCCACGCCCTATGCAATAATCAAATGTCTAGAAATACTACAGGAGGTTTTTCCATACTAATTTCGTGTGATCTGCAGTGCTCATTGCTCTATATTTTGGGCTTTTCCTCAGATTTATTTTATGGCTGAGAAGTATTTAGTAATAAAAATGTAACTTTTAGTATGTGTGCGCTCTTTGGTTTATGCGCCCTCAAGAAGACATCTTCTTGAACGTTATCGGCGAAATTATTCCACGCATCTTCACAACGCTCAGCTGCTCCAGTTTCTCAATTGTTATGTGGATGAGCTAGAGTAAGATAAGGGAGATAACAAAATTATCTTGGGTACGATAATGCGGAGAGCTTGATGAATTTTCGTTCATTTACGTTTTGGTGCTTCTGTGCCAATATGTAATGTAGGTTGGCCTTTGGTTACGCTTATCCTGCTTATGAATGCTACAAGACAGTGGAGCTGAACAAGCCAGAGATCGAGCAGCTCATTTTTTGGTGTCAATATTGGTAAGATCTTATTATCAATCATGTAAGTTCAGATATTACACATGAATACAATTCTGAGTGACTATGTTATTTCGTGTGTCCAGGATTTTAGTTGCACTGTTAACAGTCTTGGAAAGATTTGGGGATGCTTCTATATCATGGTGAGATTTTATGGGATTTTCCTTTTCGCTTGTCTTGATTATAACCTGTGCTAAACTTTTGCATGATGTTGGTCTTATCGAAGGTTACCACTGTACTCAGAAGCCAAGCTGATGTTCTTTATATACTTATGGTGCCCAAGGACAAAGGTGTTTTTTTCTTGCCAGATGTTCTTGACTTCTTGTTTCTGCATTATGCTTGTGTCAGACTGATGTATGCTTTTCTACAGGGAACTACCTATGTCTATGAGACCTTCTTTAGGCCATACATCTCACAGCATGAGAATGACATCGATCGTAATATTCTTGAGTTTAGAGCAAGAGCTAGTGATATGCTTATTGTTTACTGGCAGAAGTCTGCAACTCTAGGACAAAATACATTCTTTAACATTTTGAAGTATTTTGCTGCACAATCACCATCTCAGTTATCAAGGACACACCCTTCACAGGTGCGCATGAAGAATGCTACATGTCACTGTCCATTTCATGAAAATCGGTTAATGGTTATCAGTCAGATGTCACTGGAAGAAATAATTGGTTCACAAGTCATGTCCATGTGCACTGGAGTTTTTGCTCTTGCTAAAACTGAGTTTTGCATTCTTGGTATCTAGTAATATGTTTCTATCTGTTCCACTAGCTTTGTGCGTAAATTTCATTCAGTCTACAGTAAGAGGTTGTGCATTCAACCAACTTGTCCAAGTTCATTCAGAAAACAATATGCCCTTGTCATGTATGTAGCATTTGTTCTATGTCTAAACATGAATATTGTAGTCCTAAATAGATTTAATTGAAGTTCTGTTTCTTGGAAAACTTGGTTTGATCCTGAATATGTATTGAAAACCACATTTAATAACTTCTCCAATGAAAGTTATTTGAAATATTTCAAGATAATAAAAGACTAAAACTGATTGACTTTATACCGTGAGTAGATTTATCACAACAGGGTGAAGGCCAAATATACTGCATCAATATTCAACTGCATGTCTTATTAGGCATATTTAAACCCCGTATATAATTTTCCACAGTTAGCTTTTCATCTCATAACATATGTGTATGTAGAATCTTCTAATAACTTACTAGAAAGTTAAATCCTAGTTGTTCTTACCACCTCGTACATCATGAAGTGCCTTCATTAGTTCACATGCTCACAACCATGAACGAAAGGACAAACAAATCCATTTCACTTGGATTTAATGTTTTCACACACCGTTGTTCCAACTTCCAGTTGAGGTGATTGCATCTATTAATGAATAAATAGCTAAACTTTGTTCAATGGCATTGCTTTCACCTGAATAGTCTTGGTCATAGTTTCAGAACCTTACCAGATAAGATTCCTTTTAAGCTAGTTCAGGTAGTAACTGGTTAGGTTCTGGGGGGAAATTCGGGAGACAAAACTCTCTCCAGCTAGTTATAATTGAGGTCATGGATTACACTCCCTGGATGCCCAGCTTTACCAGTGAGTGAGTTTGCCTTAAATGGAAAGCGCATATCTGTGCCCCTTGAGGTGTttgtgcgcgcgcgcgccccAACATTGTAATTTCAAAAGGGAAAAATACTCGGAAATGAGAAGACACTGGCTTGTGTTGTTAAGTTCCTGAAAATAGGGCAATGGGTAATTAGTGAGATGcgatgtttttttcttcttcttttatttaaagaaaaaactCGTGACATATTTATCTAGGTTGGTTGCCCATCACTTAGTAATTATGCCCCAAGTCTATACTAGTACCAGCTTGCCTGATTGTGGCCCCAAAGTCCCAAACTACTAGTACTACTGCTattgcattttattttattttttttccatttctgTTTGAACTGGTGCTCAAGTATCTGAAGCAGATATACAATCACCTACATTTGAGTTCAGGACATTTATGAACTAACAAGAGTAGACATCCTAAAATATTAAGCAGAAACCGAACATCATTTGATGAAATTAATAAACAAGAAGATAATGATTGAGAAAATTAATAAACAATGACAACTGGATATATTCTTAGCAACCTCAAATTGTCCTTTGGCAGtggaaattttcttttattttattttctaagaGTGTCGTGATGTAGTCATATAGACAAATCTGAAACACTATAGTGTTTTCTCAATAATCTTGTTGGCAGATGCGGTACCTGTTTTTAGCATATGCTTACCTTTTTTCGAGTTTCAAACACAGGCTTATCTGATATTCTGAGTTGGAACATAAATTTTAGACTTCTTACAAACCCGACAAGTCTACTGATCTTGAAATTTAATGCGTTTATATGTTTTGGGAAAATGGTTGAAAATAAAGTAGTAAAGTTTTTATAATATCGTGGAAAGATTAGTATAGTtgtaaaaatgaaagaaaatgtgaTGGTCTCCTTTTATCTAGTTAACATCCTTCCAAGGCTTTTGAGATACTAACTTACTAAGACATATGTCATAGTTGCATCAACTTATTCTCTAATAAATATTCAATAACAATgctttatttaaaaaaaattgtttcttgCTTTATCCTCTTTTTATTACAATTATTTTTATTGAGTCCTTGGTACTTTGTACCAGCAATCACAGCCAAAAAAACAGCAGAAATCACAACCCCAAGAGCAGCAACAGGTGCCACAGAAGCAACCAACAACCCTTCGCAGAGCAGCCTCTGCTGCTGCTAGACAAGCAGCAGTTACGCAGCAGTCACAGGAGACACAGACTGCTCCATCAACATCCAAGATCAGGCGTCTAACAACTTCAAAGTCTGCTCCAGTGGCACCCACAAAGTCCATCCCAGTTGCAAATACAGCAAAACTTGCTGAGGAAACCAAGACCAATAGAGTAAAATTGGCAGCTGAGGATGCACCAGCTCCAGCCAATAATGCGGATGCGCCAATCTATGATACTGATGCCTCACCACTCCCTGAGGCTGAAATGGATGACATGGTCATCGATGAGGGTAATGTCGCTATTGAAGACATTACAGGGCTTGATGCTACTCCAGAGAAGACACCAATGGAGGAGGCGATCCGAGTGACCCGTGCAAGGCTAAGGAGGCGTGTTGCTACTGGAACCACTGCTGCTGCTTCTATCCCTGCAGTAAATTAAGATCTGTTTCTATGT
Coding sequences:
- the LOC133903881 gene encoding HVA22-like protein i isoform X1; translation: MLGGLLSRVLLLAFGYAYPAYECYKTVELNKPEIEQLIFWCQYWILVALLTVLERFGDASISWLPLYSEAKLMFFIYLWCPRTKGTTYVYETFFRPYISQHENDIDRNILEFRARASDMLIVYWQKSATLGQNTFFNILKYFAAQSPSQLSRTHPSQQSQPKKQQKSQPQEQQQVPQKQPTTLRRAASAAARQAAVTQQSQETQTAPSTSKIRRLTTSKSAPVAPTKSIPVANTAKLAEETKTNRVKLAAEDAPAPANNADAPIYDTDASPLPEAEMDDMVIDEGNVAIEDITGLDATPEKTPMEEAIRVTRARLRRRVATGTTAAASIPAVN
- the LOC133903881 gene encoding HVA22-like protein i isoform X2 yields the protein MLGGLLSRVLLLAFGYAYPAYECYKTVELNKPEIEQLIFWCQYWILVALLTVLERFGDASISWLPLYSEAKLMFFIYLWCPRTKGTTYVYETFFRPYISQHENDIDRNILEFRARASDMLIVYWQKSATLGQNTFFNILKYFAAQSPSQLSRTHPSQPKKQQKSQPQEQQQVPQKQPTTLRRAASAAARQAAVTQQSQETQTAPSTSKIRRLTTSKSAPVAPTKSIPVANTAKLAEETKTNRVKLAAEDAPAPANNADAPIYDTDASPLPEAEMDDMVIDEGNVAIEDITGLDATPEKTPMEEAIRVTRARLRRRVATGTTAAASIPAVN